The Chitinophaga caeni genome segment ACCCTGAAAAAATTAACTTGGAACATCCAAAATTGACGAAGCTAAAAGGGGATGCCCTCGATGAAGAAAACCTGTCGGAGATAATCAAAGGGCACGATGCCGTGATCAGCGCGTATAACGCGGGTTGGCAAAACCCGGATATATACACGGAACAGGTTGCAGCCAATCATAGTATCGTTGATGCCTTGCATAAATCGGGGATAAGGCGTTTCTTAGCAGTTGGCGGGGCCGGCAGCTTGGAGGTCGCGCCCGGCGTGGAACTCATCAATACACCGGATTTTCCAGCCCTCTTCAAGGGCGGGGCCATGGCAACCCGGGAGATGCTCATACTTTTGCAAAAAGACGCGGACCTGGATTGGACATTTTTATCACCACCTATCAGCATAGACCCCGGCAAGCGCACCGGTAATTACAGGATGGGAGGGGACCAGGTTGTTTTTGATAGCAACGGGCATAGTAAGATTACCGTGGCCGATTACGCCGTAGCGATGATCGACGAGTTAGAACGACCCAAGCATATCCGGAGCAGGTTTACGGTAGCATATTGATGGGAGAAAAACAAATTATAAATAAAACCTGGGATGTACTCACGATCATTGAAGGGTTCGATGTTAAATTTCATATCCGTGATAGTTATTCGCCTTTTTTTTGAAATTATCTAAAACCTGGCTGGAATACAGCATCTACGGACTTTTTCTATTATATTAATTCTATACCTTTGCCCGCAAATAGGTGGTGTTATGAGAAAAATCTTGATCTTCACAGCTGTTTTAGTTTTGATAGGACTGGCTTTATTAGCATTTTATTATCCTTGGTTTTGGATACTTTTTATCTTGGTAGCGCCTTTGGCAACCATGTTAATTGCAGACATGGCGCAAAGCAAACATGCCATCATGAGAAACTATCCTATCTTCGGTAGGATGCGTTACTGGATGGAAGATTTACGGCCAAAAATCTACCAATATTTCGTGGAGAGCGATATCGACGGAAGCCCTATTAACAGGGTTGACCGCTCCACGATTTACCAGAGGGCAAAGAGGGAGTTAAATTCTCAACCTTTCGGAACGCAATTCAACGTGTATGCGGAAGGGTATGAATGGCTGGCACATTCCATCCAACCGATCGGTTTTGATAAAATGGATAAAGATCCCAGGATCGTAATCGGCGGGAAGGATTGTAAACAACCTTACTCCTGTAGTATTTTCAATATCTCCGCCATGAGTTACGGCTCCCTGAGTTCCAACGCGGTTGAAGCCTTAAATGCCGGTGCAAAAATTGGAAACTTCGCACATAATACCGGCGAAGGCGGAATCAGTCCTTACCACCTGAAGCATGGGGGGGATATCATCTGGCAAATCGGTACCGGTTATTTCGGTTGCCGGGATGATCATGGAAATTTTCACCCCGGTTTATTTGCAGAGAAATCTAAGCAAGCATCTGTTAGGATGATTGAGCTGAAGATTTCACAAGGAGCAAAGCCCGGTCACGGTGGTATTTTACCAGCGGCGAAGAATACGGAAGAAGTAGCTGCTATCCGGCATGTACAACCCCATACAACAATATTTTCACCACCGTACCATACTTCGTTTTCTACCCCGAGAGAACTCTTGCTTTTTATAAAACAGATGAGGGAGCTCAGCGGTGGAAAACCCGTAGGTTTTAAATTATGCATAGGGCAGAAAAGCGAATTTTACGCGATCTGTAAAGCCATGATGGCAACGGATATCTATCCCGATTTTATCACCGTAGACGGTGGTGAAGGAGGAACGGGAGCAGCGCCGCCGGAATTTTCCAATTCGGTTGGTATGCCCTTTATGGACGCCCTTTCATTCGTTCATGATACGCTGGTGGGTTTCGGGATCCGTAAAGAAATCAAAATCCTGGCATCCGGTAAAATTTTAACCGGCTTTCATATTTTGAGGGCTATGGCGTTGGGAGCCGATGCTTGTAATAGCGCGCGTGCCATGATGATGGCCATCGGTTGTATCCAGGCTTTGCAATGTAATACAAATAAATGCCCGGCAGGCGTGGCTACCCAAGATAAATGGTTGATGGCGGGACTAGTTGTGGAAGATAAGAAAAGCCGCGTCGCAAATTATCACCGCGATACGATTGAAAGTGCTATTGAACTTAGCGCTGCCGCAGGTTTGAGCGATCCTAAAAAATTGACCCGCAAGCATATTCAACGCCGCGTATTTATGAACGAAGTGCGCAGCTTTGAAGAAATTTACCCCTCTGCTAAACCGGGATATTTATTGTCCGGCGATTTGCCGCAGCGGGTTAAAGACGACTTGGCGATGGCGCAAGTTGATAGCTGGGAAATGGTAAGTTCTGATGCTTTATAAAATCCACGTACACTAAAACGCTTGAAGTGCCCCGCCTAATACCGGGGCACTTTAGCTCAGGACTAATTTCATCTCGTATTGTTGGATAATATCCTGTAAGCCCGAGCTTCTAAAAACTTCGAGCGCCATTTGGTGATGTTCATCCACGTTATTAATCTTGAGAATGTTGCAGTGGGAAGCAATACTTTGCATCAATTCAATACCATTTTCAACCGATTGAAATTCATATTGCGCTATATAGCCTGTATTGGGTTGTATCAGTGCCTTCCCGATAATACCTCCGCTGTCATCAACCGTAGTCCAGCATTCATATAATTGCGGGGTCATTAATAAATGTTCGGTAGTGTTTTCCCAGGAATATGCCTGTGGCTGAGCGCCGATTGATATGCCGGTATGAAAAGGTTCCTTTAATATTTTTCTAGTTGTTTTTTGTTTGCATGTGCCGGAAAAGCAAAACAATTCCCGCTCTATTTCATAACCGATAGCATTGTAGGCTCTAATTGCAATTTCGTTCACCGTGATTACTTCCAAGATACTTTGTTCTATTCCTTGCGCTTTGAGCAGCGGAATAAAGTGATCGTAAAGTTTTTGTACAATTCGCTTACCCCTAAATTGTGGAATGACGCCCGTCCCGGCATTATAAGCAGTTTTATAACCATTCCAATCATCAATACCCATCAAAACAAATCCAACTAACCGCTCATCGATAAAAGCTCCGAATGAAAGATCGAAATCAACTTTCGCTGCTTTCCAGCGGTTAATGAAATATTGCGGTGCGGCATTAAATTTTACGTAATAGTCTTTAAATGCTTCAAGGAAACATTGTACAACTTCTTGGGCCGGTATATTCGCGAGGGAACGGAAGGTCATAAGACGTTTTTATAAAGATAGTTCTTGTTATCAAATTAAAAGCCCGTTCCGATATAAAAAAATAATCATTTAAAAGATACTGTTTTACAAAACAGTAATATGATTAAACGTATGTAATTAATTCAAATTCAATATTTTTCAAATAGAATTTGTAATTTTTAAATTGTTTTTACGTTAATAGTGTATTCACCAAAAACGCGTCGATCTTGAAAAAGTATTTCATCATCCCGATCGTATTATTTTGTTTACCGGTACTCGTAATGGGGCAGGATTGGCATGTGGGTGGTATGGCAGGTATTAGTAATTACAACGGGGACCTCTCTGAGAAAACAATCAATTTCAAACATATCGGTCCCACCCTAGGTTTATTCGTTAGGAGGGATGTTAACCGTTATCTCAGTGTAAGGGCCGGTTTCCAATGGGGAATGGTTGCCGCGGCTGATAGTTCTAATAGCAGCCAAGCGCTGAAAGACCGGAACCTCAGCTTCCGGAGCCATATTGGTGAAATAAGCCTGGTTGGTGAATTCAATTTTTTCGATATTTATGAAAGGGGATATACGCCTTATATTTTTGCCGGTATCGGCGGATTCTTATTTAACCCCATGGGTAAAACGCAAAACGGCAACTGGGTAAACCTGCGGGATCTCGGTACAGAAGGTCAAGGTATGCAGGAATACGCTGATAGGCTTCCTTATAACCTTTTTCAGTTCGCCGTGCCTTTCGGGGTCGGGTTCCGTTACGAATTGGATCCGAAATGGACCGTTGGTGTTGAAGTAGGGGCGCGTTATACTTCTACGGATTACCTCGATGATGTAAGTAAAACTTATGTCGATGAAAATCTACTCTTACAGTACCGTGGTCAATTGGCGGTGGATATGGCTTACAGGGGAGATGAAGTGAATCCGAAAACAGGGAACCCCGGCGTATACCCGCCGGATGGAACCGTGAGGGGGAATCCCGGTAATAAAGACTGGTATGCATTTACAGGCTTAACTGTTACTTACCGTTTAGGTGGAAGAAATAAATCATTCGGCCGCGCGATAAAAAATACGGGTTGCGCGAACATGAAATTTTAAGAATGGCATAATCATTGTTGGACTGATGTTCCCCAACAAAGTCCATATAGACATAGATCACCCTGCCTCCGTGGCGGGGTTTTTCTTTAATTATAACCTTATAGTTTGAAATCCGGGACAAATGTCGTAATTTAGAGGACAAATGTCTGTATTATGATTGCCGCAACGCTTGCATACGATAAAAGGCTGGATAAAGAAATACTCACCCTCATTAAAAGTTCGAAAATTGATAAGAAATTGAATCTTTCAATAAAGGATATTACTTTTTATAATTTTTTGGCTGATAAAATTTTGATGATTTGCGTTATCAGGCATGGAGTGCCTTATTCTTTGTTCGATAAGATCCAAAATTTTACGCCGTTTACAGAAAATTACTGGGCGGATCTGCTGGATGTTTCAACGAAAACATTGCAAAGGTATCGCCAAGATGATAAAAGCTTTCGACCGATTCAATCAGAGAAAATCATCGAGATGGCTGAAGTCACCAAAATAGGTTTGGAAGTTTTCGGAGATATCGATAAATTAAAACTTTGGTTAAATACGCCCAGTTTTGCTTTGGGCAAAATAAAACCTATCGAGCTTCTTAAAGATTCCTATGGAAAGGAATTGGTAATTGGCGAATTAACTAGGATTAATTACGGAATATTTGTATAATGGAGGTTTATCGTTTATCCCGGAAGGTATTTTCTAATACGCTTTCCGGTAAAGGCGCCGCTTTAAAAGGCGCCAGGTGGAATTCTGAAGGGGTGGAAGTTATTTATACAGCAATGAATCGTTCTTTGGCCATGGCGGAGGTGGCGGTGCATCTCTCCCTGGCAATGCTTCCGGCAGATTTTATGATGTTAACAATAGAGATTCCGGATGACATGGCTATCTTAAAACTGGATGTATCCCGTCTTCCCAAGAACTGGAATACATTTCCCTATCACCCGGCATCTCAAACAATCGGGGATAAATTTATCTCGGAAAATAAGTACTGTTTATTACATGTTCCTTCCGCTGTTACACAAGGAGACTATAACTTGTTGATCAACCCCAAGCATAAAGACTTCACTAGAATTAAAATTGTTAAGCGCGTTAAGTTCCCCTTTGATGAAAGGATTTTTCAATAAAGTTCGCGCGTTGTAAAACTGTCCCAACCGGTAAGATTTCATGTTGGCATACTTCTTGAAAATACACAGGTAGACCATTTAAGAAAAACTTAGTCGATTATCGTGATTCTCGAATACACAAGAACGAACCAATTAAATGCCATCACATGAAAAGGATTTTACTTCTGTCAGCCTGCATCTTTGGATTTGCTATTGCTTCCAGTGCACAACATAAAGGACACTATCATCATCACGGGCATAAAATGCCGAAACATAAACATATTGCCAAACATCATCATGCTAAGGCTACCTGTAAGGTTCATCACCATCACATGAAGTATTGCCATGGATATGAACAAGTGATCGTTGTGCCGGGTAGGCCGGTACCGCCGCCAAGGAGGGTAATTATCACGGCTCCAAGGCCGCCGAAAGTGATTATCAGCGCCGGTGTGACGATTATTGGCGGATAAATTTTGTCATACGATCAGTTATATCAAAAGGATGCTTCGTAAGGAGCATCCTTTTTTGTATTTTTGAAGATTGAAATAAGAACGTATGGCATTTAAGAATCTTGAACATTTTATTAATACACTCGATCAAGCAGGGGAGTTGGTGCGCATAAAACGTTACGTGAACCCCCATTTGGAGATTGCGGAGATCACGGACAGGGTTAGCAAAATGCCGGGTGGCGGTAAAGCGTTGCTATTTGAAAATACGGGCTATGATTTCCCGGTATTGATGAACTCGATGGGAAGTTATAAGCGGATGTGCCTGGCTTTAGGCGTGGCAGAGT includes the following:
- the porG gene encoding type IX secretion system protein PorG, with the translated sequence MKKYFIIPIVLFCLPVLVMGQDWHVGGMAGISNYNGDLSEKTINFKHIGPTLGLFVRRDVNRYLSVRAGFQWGMVAAADSSNSSQALKDRNLSFRSHIGEISLVGEFNFFDIYERGYTPYIFAGIGGFLFNPMGKTQNGNWVNLRDLGTEGQGMQEYADRLPYNLFQFAVPFGVGFRYELDPKWTVGVEVGARYTSTDYLDDVSKTYVDENLLLQYRGQLAVDMAYRGDEVNPKTGNPGVYPPDGTVRGNPGNKDWYAFTGLTVTYRLGGRNKSFGRAIKNTGCANMKF
- a CDS encoding GNAT family N-acetyltransferase, with amino-acid sequence MTFRSLANIPAQEVVQCFLEAFKDYYVKFNAAPQYFINRWKAAKVDFDLSFGAFIDERLVGFVLMGIDDWNGYKTAYNAGTGVIPQFRGKRIVQKLYDHFIPLLKAQGIEQSILEVITVNEIAIRAYNAIGYEIERELFCFSGTCKQKTTRKILKEPFHTGISIGAQPQAYSWENTTEHLLMTPQLYECWTTVDDSGGIIGKALIQPNTGYIAQYEFQSVENGIELMQSIASHCNILKINNVDEHHQMALEVFRSSGLQDIIQQYEMKLVLS
- the parS gene encoding type II RES/Xre toxin-antitoxin system antitoxin, with protein sequence MIAATLAYDKRLDKEILTLIKSSKIDKKLNLSIKDITFYNFLADKILMICVIRHGVPYSLFDKIQNFTPFTENYWADLLDVSTKTLQRYRQDDKSFRPIQSEKIIEMAEVTKIGLEVFGDIDKLKLWLNTPSFALGKIKPIELLKDSYGKELVIGELTRINYGIFV
- a CDS encoding FMN-binding glutamate synthase family protein codes for the protein MRKILIFTAVLVLIGLALLAFYYPWFWILFILVAPLATMLIADMAQSKHAIMRNYPIFGRMRYWMEDLRPKIYQYFVESDIDGSPINRVDRSTIYQRAKRELNSQPFGTQFNVYAEGYEWLAHSIQPIGFDKMDKDPRIVIGGKDCKQPYSCSIFNISAMSYGSLSSNAVEALNAGAKIGNFAHNTGEGGISPYHLKHGGDIIWQIGTGYFGCRDDHGNFHPGLFAEKSKQASVRMIELKISQGAKPGHGGILPAAKNTEEVAAIRHVQPHTTIFSPPYHTSFSTPRELLLFIKQMRELSGGKPVGFKLCIGQKSEFYAICKAMMATDIYPDFITVDGGEGGTGAAPPEFSNSVGMPFMDALSFVHDTLVGFGIRKEIKILASGKILTGFHILRAMALGADACNSARAMMMAIGCIQALQCNTNKCPAGVATQDKWLMAGLVVEDKKSRVANYHRDTIESAIELSAAAGLSDPKKLTRKHIQRRVFMNEVRSFEEIYPSAKPGYLLSGDLPQRVKDDLAMAQVDSWEMVSSDAL
- a CDS encoding RES family NAD+ phosphorylase; this translates as MEVYRLSRKVFSNTLSGKGAALKGARWNSEGVEVIYTAMNRSLAMAEVAVHLSLAMLPADFMMLTIEIPDDMAILKLDVSRLPKNWNTFPYHPASQTIGDKFISENKYCLLHVPSAVTQGDYNLLINPKHKDFTRIKIVKRVKFPFDERIFQ
- a CDS encoding NAD(P)-dependent oxidoreductase, giving the protein MKIALIGASGFIGSAILKEALDRDIAVTAIVRHPEKINLEHPKLTKLKGDALDEENLSEIIKGHDAVISAYNAGWQNPDIYTEQVAANHSIVDALHKSGIRRFLAVGGAGSLEVAPGVELINTPDFPALFKGGAMATREMLILLQKDADLDWTFLSPPISIDPGKRTGNYRMGGDQVVFDSNGHSKITVADYAVAMIDELERPKHIRSRFTVAY